The following proteins are encoded in a genomic region of Hoeflea phototrophica DFL-43:
- the mce gene encoding methylmalonyl-CoA epimerase — protein sequence MLGRLNHVAIAVPDLAAARQQYETMLGAEVTEPQALPEHGVTVVFIKLPNTKIELLEPLGDDSPIGAFLAKNPSGGMHHVCYEVEDILAARDHLKAQGARVLGDGEPKTGAHDKPVLFLHPKDFNGTLIELEQV from the coding sequence ATGCTTGGACGTTTGAACCATGTTGCAATTGCGGTGCCGGATCTGGCGGCGGCGCGCCAACAGTATGAGACCATGCTGGGGGCTGAGGTGACTGAACCTCAGGCGCTGCCGGAGCATGGCGTGACGGTGGTGTTCATCAAGCTGCCCAACACCAAGATCGAGTTGCTGGAGCCTTTGGGCGACGATTCTCCGATTGGCGCGTTTCTGGCCAAGAACCCCTCGGGCGGGATGCATCATGTCTGCTACGAGGTCGAGGATATCCTCGCGGCACGTGATCACCTCAAGGCTCAAGGCGCCCGGGTGCTCGGTGACGGGGAACCAAAAACAGGTGCGCATGACAAGCCCGTGCTGTTCCTTCATCCGAAGGACTTCAACGGCACGTTGATTGAACTCGAGCAGGTCTGA
- a CDS encoding NADH-quinone oxidoreductase subunit M, with amino-acid sequence MTDWPLLSVVTFIPLICVLFLLPIKDDTEIGRRNIRQVALLGTTATFIMSLLIWANFDYADPGFQMVENIELAGSGFSYAMGVDGISMLFVILTTFLMPLCILASWNSVETRVREYMIAFLVLETMMIGVFCALDIVLFYIFFEAGLIPMFIIIGVWGGKRRVYASFKFFLYTLAGSVLMLLAIMAMFWDAGTTDIRALLAHNFPAEMQTWLWLAFFASFAVKMPMWPVHTWLPDAHVEAPTAGSVILAGILLKLGGYGFLRFSLPMFPLASADFAPFIFVLSVVAIIYTSLVALMQEDIKKLIAYSSVAHMGFVTMGIFAANQLGVQGAIFQMLSHGLISGALFLCVGVVYDRMHTREISAYGGLVNNMPKYAVVFMIFTMANVGLPGTSGFVGEFMTLIGVFQANTWVALFAATGVILSAAYALWLYRRVVFGALEKESLKAMLDLSGREKAIIYPLVALVIFFGFYPAPILDVTAASVDALINNYTASLQAARDLALSTQ; translated from the coding sequence ATGACCGATTGGCCTCTTCTGTCCGTCGTCACCTTCATACCTCTGATCTGCGTGCTGTTTTTGCTGCCGATCAAGGATGACACCGAGATCGGACGCCGCAACATTCGTCAGGTGGCGTTGCTGGGCACCACAGCGACCTTCATCATGTCGCTGCTGATCTGGGCGAATTTCGATTATGCCGATCCGGGCTTCCAGATGGTGGAGAATATCGAGCTTGCCGGCTCGGGCTTCTCCTACGCGATGGGCGTGGATGGCATTTCGATGCTGTTCGTGATCCTGACCACTTTCCTGATGCCGCTGTGCATCCTGGCAAGCTGGAACTCTGTGGAAACCCGTGTGCGCGAATATATGATCGCGTTCCTGGTGCTTGAAACCATGATGATCGGCGTGTTCTGCGCGCTCGATATTGTGCTGTTCTACATCTTCTTCGAGGCCGGCCTCATTCCGATGTTCATCATTATCGGTGTCTGGGGCGGCAAGCGCCGTGTCTATGCGAGCTTCAAGTTCTTCCTCTACACGCTTGCCGGTTCGGTGCTGATGCTGCTGGCGATCATGGCGATGTTCTGGGATGCCGGCACCACCGATATCCGCGCCCTGCTTGCGCACAACTTCCCGGCCGAAATGCAAACCTGGCTATGGTTGGCCTTCTTTGCCTCCTTCGCGGTGAAAATGCCGATGTGGCCGGTGCACACCTGGCTGCCCGATGCCCATGTGGAAGCGCCGACGGCCGGATCGGTGATCCTGGCAGGCATTCTGTTGAAGCTCGGTGGCTACGGGTTCCTCAGGTTCTCGCTGCCAATGTTTCCGCTGGCGTCCGCCGACTTTGCGCCATTCATTTTCGTGCTGTCGGTTGTTGCGATCATCTACACCTCGCTGGTGGCGCTGATGCAGGAAGACATCAAGAAGCTGATTGCCTACTCCTCGGTGGCGCATATGGGCTTCGTGACGATGGGTATCTTTGCCGCCAATCAACTGGGCGTGCAGGGGGCGATTTTCCAGATGCTCAGCCACGGGCTGATCTCGGGCGCCTTGTTCCTTTGCGTCGGCGTTGTCTATGACCGGATGCACACCCGCGAGATCTCTGCCTATGGCGGGCTCGTCAACAATATGCCGAAATATGCGGTGGTGTTCATGATCTTCACCATGGCCAATGTCGGGCTTCCCGGCACATCGGGCTTTGTCGGTGAGTTCATGACGCTGATCGGGGTGTTTCAGGCCAACACCTGGGTGGCGCTTTTCGCTGCGACCGGGGTGATCCTGTCTGCGGCCTACGCGCTGTGGCTCTACCGTCGCGTGGTGTTCGGGGCGCTGGAGAAGGAAAGCCTGAAAGCCATGCTCGACCTGTCGGGCCGGGAAAAGGCAATCATCTATCCACTGGTTGCGCTGGTCATCTTCTTCGGTTTCTACCCGGCGCCGATCCTTGATGTGACGGCGGCTTCGGTCGACGCGCTGATCAACAATTACACGGCTTCCCTGCAGGCGGCGCGCGATCTTGCGCTGTCGACCCAGTAG
- a CDS encoding biotin--[acetyl-CoA-carboxylase] ligase: MNVNGFRHIELGDVASTSIECMERARAGDPGGLWVTANRQTGGRGRRGRPWVSELGNLYASLLLIDPAPWAAMASLPLAVTVAVYDAVAAVLPGDQANFRIKWPNDLLISGGKTAGILIESETLPDGRMAVVIGCGLNIAHRPDAGLYKATCLREHGSAVTPQDLFAKLVVSMDARLAQWDQGRGLGSIRQAWIDRADGIGNPVTVNLPDQQIHGLFEGIDGEGRLMLAADDGTRQLIASGDVFFASAKNDQTG, from the coding sequence ATGAACGTGAACGGTTTCCGGCACATCGAACTGGGAGATGTCGCATCTACCAGCATCGAGTGCATGGAGCGCGCACGGGCCGGGGATCCGGGTGGGCTTTGGGTCACTGCAAACCGGCAGACCGGCGGGCGTGGCCGGCGTGGACGGCCCTGGGTGTCGGAACTTGGCAATCTTTATGCGTCGCTGCTTTTGATCGACCCAGCGCCCTGGGCGGCGATGGCGAGCCTGCCGCTGGCGGTGACTGTTGCGGTCTATGATGCGGTGGCGGCGGTGCTGCCGGGGGATCAGGCCAATTTCAGAATCAAGTGGCCCAATGATCTTCTGATCTCAGGCGGCAAGACCGCAGGCATCCTGATTGAGTCCGAGACATTGCCTGATGGCCGCATGGCGGTGGTGATTGGGTGCGGCCTCAACATCGCCCACCGGCCCGACGCCGGTCTCTACAAGGCCACCTGCCTGCGCGAGCATGGAAGCGCCGTTACGCCGCAGGATCTGTTCGCCAAATTGGTGGTCTCCATGGATGCAAGGCTTGCACAGTGGGACCAGGGCAGGGGCCTGGGCAGCATCCGCCAGGCCTGGATCGACCGGGCTGACGGGATCGGAAATCCGGTCACGGTTAATTTGCCAGACCAGCAAATCCATGGTCTGTTTGAGGGAATTGATGGCGAAGGCAGGCTGATGCTTGCAGCCGATGACGGAACAAGACAATTGATCGCCTCGGGCGATGTGTTTTTCGCGTCCGCGAAAAATGATCAGACAGGATAG
- the nuoN gene encoding NADH-quinone oxidoreductase subunit NuoN, translating into MTPEILFSSLQLSLPELMLAGGAMLLLMVGVFSGEKSVTMVNGLAVALLIAAGLVLVLVIGDGEAYNGAFLSDPFARFMKVLALIGSITAMVMTVGHAKAERIDKFEFPVLIVLATLGMLLMISANDLIALYMGLELQSLALYVVAAINRDSTRSTEAGLKYFVLGALSSGMLLYGASLVYGYTGHTGFDEIAAAIAGEERSLGLVFGLVFLLAGIAFKISAVPFHMWTPDVYEGAPTPVTAFFAAAPKIAAMAVLVRIVIEAFEPVTLDWQQIVVFISIGSMLLGAFAAIGQKNIKRLMAYSSIAHMGFALVGLAAGSQAGVRGVILYMLIYMVMTLGTFACILAMRRKEEGNVEQIDDLAGLSSTNPFMALMLTILMFSLAGIPPLAGFFGKYVVFVAAIEAKLYALAIIGVLASVVGAYYYLRIIKIMWFDQPTGDFAPVAGELKLVFGVSGLFVLFYVVVSNPLGLAADVAAKTFF; encoded by the coding sequence ATGACGCCAGAAATTCTCTTTTCAAGCCTCCAGCTTTCCCTGCCCGAGCTCATGCTTGCGGGCGGGGCGATGCTCCTGCTGATGGTCGGGGTTTTCTCCGGCGAAAAATCGGTGACCATGGTCAATGGCCTGGCCGTTGCGCTGCTGATTGCCGCGGGCCTGGTGCTGGTGCTGGTGATCGGTGACGGTGAAGCCTACAACGGGGCGTTCCTGTCCGATCCTTTCGCCCGCTTCATGAAGGTGCTGGCGCTGATCGGTTCGATCACCGCCATGGTGATGACCGTTGGCCATGCCAAGGCGGAGCGGATCGACAAGTTCGAGTTCCCCGTGCTGATCGTGCTTGCGACGCTCGGCATGCTGTTGATGATTTCGGCCAATGATCTGATCGCGCTCTATATGGGCCTCGAGCTGCAGTCGCTGGCGCTCTATGTGGTTGCGGCGATCAACCGCGACAGCACGCGCTCCACGGAAGCGGGCCTGAAGTACTTTGTCCTGGGTGCGCTGTCCTCGGGCATGCTGCTCTATGGCGCGTCGTTGGTCTATGGCTACACCGGCCATACCGGGTTTGACGAGATTGCTGCCGCGATTGCCGGTGAGGAGCGTTCACTGGGCCTCGTCTTCGGTCTGGTGTTCCTGCTTGCCGGTATCGCCTTCAAGATTTCCGCTGTGCCGTTCCACATGTGGACGCCCGATGTCTATGAAGGCGCGCCGACGCCCGTCACCGCGTTTTTCGCGGCCGCGCCGAAGATCGCCGCCATGGCGGTGCTTGTGCGGATCGTGATCGAGGCCTTCGAGCCGGTTACGCTCGACTGGCAGCAGATCGTGGTGTTCATCTCGATCGGCTCGATGCTGCTGGGCGCCTTTGCGGCGATCGGGCAGAAGAACATCAAGCGGCTGATGGCCTATTCCTCGATTGCGCATATGGGCTTTGCACTTGTCGGTCTTGCAGCCGGAAGCCAGGCTGGTGTGCGTGGCGTGATCCTCTACATGCTGATCTACATGGTGATGACGCTCGGCACCTTCGCCTGCATTCTCGCGATGCGGCGCAAGGAAGAGGGCAATGTCGAGCAGATCGATGATCTGGCCGGCCTGTCGTCAACCAATCCGTTCATGGCGCTGATGCTGACCATCTTGATGTTCTCGCTGGCAGGCATTCCGCCGCTCGCCGGGTTTTTCGGCAAATATGTGGTCTTTGTCGCCGCCATCGAAGCCAAGCTCTACGCGCTGGCGATCATCGGCGTGCTGGCCTCGGTTGTTGGTGCCTATTACTATCTCCGGATCATCAAGATCATGTGGTTCGATCAGCCAACCGGTGATTTTGCGCCCGTGGCCGGGGAGTTGAAGCTGGTCTTCGGTGTGTCCGGTCTGTTCGTGCTGTTTTATGTGGTGGTTTCCAATCCGCTTGGACTGGCTGCAGACGTCGCCGCGAAAACCTTTTTCTAG
- a CDS encoding ribonuclease J — translation MTKDNDLVFIPLGGVGEIGMNLALYGYGTPKDRDWIMVDCGVTFPGPELPGVDLVLPDIDFVKKLGGRLKAIIITHAHEDHYGGLAQIWPQLKVPVYASAFTAGMLEAKRAYERTRAEVPVTLFKAGERFTVGPFEIEPVAVNHSIPEPFSLAIGTPLGKLIHTGDWKIDTTPSLGPLTDENRFRQLGEEGILAMMCDSTNAMRDGISPSEHEVSAGLRDVIEQAEGRVAITTFSSNVGRIRSIAEAARDAGREVLLMGSSIKRVVNVATELGMMEGLPGFLEEDEYGFIPRNKVVVILTGSQGEPRAALAKLSRDEMRHVALASGDTVVFSSRTIPGNEKGILEIKNALIDRGLKIVSDTDALVHVSGHPRRNELVQMYEWVKPQILVPVHGEAAHLTAQAELAQASGIAITPRVRNGSILRLAPGVPDVIGEAPHGRVYKDGHLIGDYDEMGISERRKLSFAGHVAVNVVLDQRFEFQRDPVVSAMGLPAFDVEGDDMEDILYDSVLGAVESIPRGRRKDIDNVREAIRRSVRAAANEVWGKKPVVTVFVTRV, via the coding sequence ATGACCAAAGACAATGATCTCGTATTCATACCGCTGGGCGGTGTCGGCGAAATCGGAATGAACCTGGCACTCTACGGCTATGGCACCCCGAAAGACCGGGACTGGATCATGGTGGACTGTGGCGTGACCTTCCCCGGGCCTGAACTGCCCGGCGTCGATCTTGTCTTGCCGGACATTGATTTCGTGAAAAAGCTGGGTGGCCGGCTCAAGGCGATCATCATCACCCATGCCCATGAAGACCATTATGGCGGGCTTGCGCAGATCTGGCCGCAGCTCAAGGTTCCGGTCTATGCCTCGGCCTTTACCGCGGGCATGCTGGAAGCCAAGCGGGCCTATGAGCGCACCCGCGCGGAAGTGCCGGTGACGCTGTTCAAGGCGGGAGAGCGCTTCACGGTCGGTCCGTTCGAGATCGAGCCGGTCGCCGTCAACCACTCCATTCCCGAGCCGTTCTCGCTGGCAATCGGGACGCCGCTGGGCAAGCTCATTCACACCGGCGACTGGAAAATCGACACCACACCGTCGCTTGGGCCGCTGACCGATGAGAACAGGTTCCGGCAACTTGGCGAGGAGGGAATCCTCGCCATGATGTGCGATTCCACCAATGCGATGCGCGACGGCATTTCGCCATCCGAGCATGAGGTGAGCGCCGGGCTCCGCGACGTCATCGAACAGGCCGAGGGCCGGGTCGCGATCACGACGTTTTCGTCCAATGTCGGCCGCATCCGCTCGATTGCCGAAGCTGCACGCGATGCTGGCCGTGAAGTCTTGTTGATGGGCAGCTCGATCAAGCGGGTGGTCAATGTCGCCACAGAGCTCGGCATGATGGAGGGATTGCCCGGATTCCTCGAGGAAGACGAATACGGCTTCATTCCGCGCAACAAGGTGGTGGTGATCCTCACCGGCAGCCAGGGCGAGCCGCGTGCGGCGCTGGCCAAACTTTCGCGTGACGAGATGCGGCATGTCGCACTCGCCTCGGGTGATACGGTGGTGTTTTCCTCGCGCACCATTCCGGGCAATGAAAAGGGCATTCTCGAAATCAAGAATGCACTGATCGACCGCGGCCTGAAGATTGTCTCCGACACCGACGCCCTTGTGCATGTGTCGGGCCACCCGCGCCGCAACGAATTGGTGCAGATGTATGAGTGGGTCAAGCCACAGATCCTGGTTCCGGTGCATGGCGAGGCTGCCCATCTGACCGCACAGGCCGAGCTGGCTCAGGCGTCGGGTATCGCCATAACTCCAAGGGTTCGAAATGGATCGATCCTCAGACTCGCGCCCGGAGTACCCGATGTCATCGGCGAGGCGCCGCATGGCCGGGTCTACAAGGATGGTCACCTGATCGGCGATTATGACGAGATGGGGATCTCAGAGCGGCGCAAGCTCTCCTTTGCCGGCCATGTCGCCGTCAATGTGGTGCTCGACCAGCGTTTCGAATTTCAGCGCGACCCGGTGGTCTCTGCCATGGGCTTGCCTGCCTTTGATGTGGAAGGCGATGACATGGAGGACATTCTCTATGATTCCGTGCTCGGTGCGGTCGAAAGCATTCCGCGTGGCCGCCGCAAGGACATCGACAATGTACGCGAGGCAATTCGCCGCTCTGTTCGCGCCGCGGCAAACGAGGTATGGGGCAAGAAGCCGGTGGTGACGGTTTTCGTCACCCGGGTCTGA
- a CDS encoding DUF1467 family protein, producing MGIGTAFAIYFIIWWVVLFTVLPFWARSQADEGEVILGTTHSAPANFRFAPIFWRTTLISAIVFGVYVLVTVVGGFTLDDLIAMSPDFKPSGN from the coding sequence ATGGGTATTGGAACCGCTTTTGCGATTTACTTCATCATCTGGTGGGTGGTGCTTTTCACGGTGCTTCCGTTCTGGGCGCGCAGTCAGGCCGATGAAGGCGAGGTGATTCTCGGCACCACGCACAGCGCGCCGGCGAATTTTCGCTTTGCGCCGATCTTCTGGCGGACCACGCTGATCTCAGCGATCGTGTTTGGAGTCTATGTGCTGGTTACGGTCGTCGGCGGCTTCACGCTTGATGATTTGATCGCGATGTCGCCTGACTTCAAACCTTCTGGAAACTGA